One genomic window of Cherax quadricarinatus isolate ZL_2023a chromosome 84, ASM3850222v1, whole genome shotgun sequence includes the following:
- the LOC128704410 gene encoding uncharacterized protein yields MAFLTVCDHQSRLFYRCFQAQGRGRSAMLSLAAVHLLVTALSLSVSVASGSEVALANTFKNDGEDGQVGVSSWALPQWWWLTAVLPLPQSQPRYHTSHSTTKTASDLATLSEEDSAMSIVLPGEQLGQSEGGNSEVLQATTPAEGRLNKRSHLCRSPRCHRGMTNIIPASEVKQSWRKEYLSVPEALVQFSQVQAEEEVCKDLSVQLYSVDLTEHYLEPLWVRETVHLGMCPSKLQTRHLGENVWPPNVVEIKCLCQRETCSNLGGDFRCQVVRRPVRMWVRHQDQFIPMQEMVSVGCVCAQRISPEGKYVRPSLLS; encoded by the coding sequence ATGGCGTTTCTAACAGTGTGTGACCATCAAAGTCGCCTCTTTTACAGGTGCTTTCAGGCGCAGGGACGAGGCAGGAGCGCCATGTTGAGTCTGGCGGCGGTACACCTGTTAGTAACTGCCCTGAGCCTCTCCGTCAGCGTCGCTTCAGGCAGCGAGGTGGCTCTTGCGAACACCTTCAAGAACGACGGAGAAGATGGACAGGTGGGCGTGTCGTCATGGGCattgccacagtggtggtggcttACTGCTGTCCTTCCCCTCCCACAGAGCCAGCCTCGCTACCACACCTCGCACTCCACCACTAAGACAGCCTCGGATCTAGCCACCTTATCCGAAGAGGACTCAGCGATGTCGATAGTGCTGCCCGGGGAGCAGCTGGGGCAGAGCGAGGGAGGTAACAGCGAGGTGTTACAAGCTACAACACCCGCTGAAGGAAGACTCAACAAGCGCTCCCACCTATGCAGGTCACCCAGATGTCATCGTGGGATGACTAACATTATCCCCGCTTCTGAAGTGAAGCAGAGCTGGAGAAAGGAGTACCTGTCGGTGCCTGAAGCTCTCGTCCAGTTTTCCCAAGTGCAGGCAGAGGAGGAGGTGTGTAAGGACCTCTCCGTACAACTGTACAGTGTTGATCTGACGGAGCACTATCTCGAGCCATTGTGGGTGAGGGAGACCGTGCACTTGGGCATGTGTCCCTCCAAGCTGCAGACACGGCACCTGGGGGAGAACGTGTGGCCCCCCAACGTGGTGGAGATTAAGTGCCTGTGCCAGCGGGAGACTTGCTCCAACTTGGGTGGAGACTTCAGGTGTCAGGTGGTGCGTCGCCCCGTCAGGATGTGGGTGCGTCACCAAGACCAGTTCATACCCATGCAGGAGATGGTGTCTGTTGGGTGCGTGTGTGCCCAGCGCATCAGTCCTGAGGGCAAGTATGTTAGACCTTCACTCTTGTCTTAA